The Actinomycetes bacterium genome has a segment encoding these proteins:
- a CDS encoding MarR family transcriptional regulator: MTRWLTDSEQRAWRGYQAVQAQLSARLNRQLQTDSGLSLADYEVLVALTDRPEGQLRVFELAEALQWEQSRLSHHLARMQQRGLVNRRACREDRRGSYVLVTAAGRRANEAAAPGHVDAVQRLFFGGLTPEQVELVELLSGRILARLAAEAEPVTV, encoded by the coding sequence ATGACCCGTTGGCTGACCGACAGTGAGCAGCGCGCCTGGCGTGGTTACCAGGCGGTGCAGGCGCAGCTGTCCGCGCGGCTCAACCGCCAGCTCCAGACCGACTCCGGCCTGTCCCTGGCCGACTACGAGGTGCTGGTCGCGCTCACCGACCGCCCCGAGGGCCAGCTGCGGGTGTTCGAGCTGGCCGAGGCGCTGCAGTGGGAGCAGAGCCGGCTGTCCCACCACCTGGCGCGGATGCAGCAGCGGGGCCTGGTGAACCGCCGGGCCTGCCGGGAGGACCGCCGGGGCTCCTACGTGCTGGTGACGGCGGCCGGGCGGCGGGCCAACGAGGCCGCGGCGCCGGGTCACGTCGATGCCGTGCAGCGGCTGTTCTTCGGCGGGCTCACCCCGGAGCAGGTCGAGCTGGTCGAGCTGCTCTCCGGCCGGATTCTGGCCCGGCTGGCCGCCGAGGCGGAGCCGGTGACCGTCTGA
- a CDS encoding YceI family protein yields MTTTKTTTSLTELTGRYTLDPTHTRIGFLARHAVVTKVRGSFNEFEADVVLDGDDPSRSSASVTIAVSSIDTRNDQRDAHLRSNDFLDLENHPQITFVSTSARQVDDTTFELTGDLTIKGVTRTVPVAFEYEGAAKDPFGNLRVGFEGSATVSRKDFGITWNAALETGGVLVSDKIVLEFEVSAIKNA; encoded by the coding sequence ATGACCACGACGAAGACCACGACCAGCCTGACCGAGCTCACCGGGCGGTACACGCTCGACCCCACGCACACGAGGATCGGCTTCCTGGCCCGCCACGCGGTGGTGACCAAGGTTCGCGGCTCGTTCAACGAGTTCGAGGCTGACGTGGTTCTGGACGGCGACGACCCGAGTCGATCCTCCGCCTCCGTCACCATCGCCGTGAGCAGCATCGACACCCGCAACGATCAGCGCGACGCACACCTGCGCAGCAACGACTTCCTCGACCTGGAGAACCATCCGCAGATCACGTTCGTGTCCACGTCCGCGCGGCAGGTGGACGACACGACGTTCGAGCTGACCGGAGACCTGACCATCAAGGGCGTCACCCGGACGGTGCCGGTCGCATTCGAGTACGAGGGCGCCGCCAAGGACCCCTTCGGCAATCTGCGGGTCGGGTTCGAGGGATCCGCGACCGTCAGCCGCAAGGACTTCGGCATCACCTGGAACGCGGCGCTCGAGACCGGCGGCGTCCTGGTCAGCGACAAGATCGTGCTGGAGTTCGAGGTCTCTGCCATCAAGAACGCCTGA
- a CDS encoding pirin family protein, translating into MSTQRLSPRTDVRRTGERAATRIGWLDSKHSFSFGHHYDRNNTHHGLLLVNNDDLVQPGTGFETHPHRDMEIVTWVLQGSLVHQDSTGHSGVIYPGLAQRMSAGSGILHSEKNDSWRLRGGDTHKDPVHFVQMWVVPDRERLTPGYQQLEIEAELLAGGLLPVASGMGKHADAAAIRINNRHAALHAARLQPGQSVRLPDAPFLHLFVPRGSVELEGTGVLSPGDAVRFTATGGQRVTAVQPAEILVWEMHATISA; encoded by the coding sequence ATGAGCACCCAGCGGCTGAGCCCGCGCACCGACGTCCGCCGTACCGGTGAGCGCGCCGCCACCCGGATCGGCTGGCTCGACTCCAAGCACTCGTTCTCGTTCGGGCACCACTACGACCGGAACAACACCCACCACGGGCTGCTGCTGGTCAACAACGACGACCTGGTCCAGCCCGGCACCGGGTTCGAGACGCACCCGCACCGGGACATGGAGATCGTCACCTGGGTGCTGCAGGGCTCCCTCGTCCACCAGGACTCCACCGGTCACTCGGGGGTCATCTACCCGGGGCTGGCCCAGCGGATGAGCGCCGGGTCCGGGATCCTGCACTCCGAGAAGAACGACTCGTGGCGGCTGCGCGGCGGTGACACCCACAAGGACCCGGTCCACTTCGTGCAGATGTGGGTGGTGCCGGACCGTGAGCGGCTCACGCCCGGCTACCAGCAGCTGGAGATCGAAGCCGAGCTGCTGGCCGGCGGCCTGCTGCCGGTGGCCTCCGGGATGGGCAAGCACGCCGACGCCGCTGCGATCCGGATCAACAACCGCCATGCAGCGCTGCACGCCGCCCGGCTGCAGCCCGGACAGTCCGTGCGGCTGCCCGACGCCCCGTTCCTGCACCTGTTCGTGCCCCGCGGCAGCGTGGAGCTCGAAGGAACCGGCGTCCTGTCGCCGGGCGACGCGGTGCGCTTCACCGCGACGGGCGGGCAGCGGGTCACCGCCGTCCAGCCCGCCGAGATCCTGGTGTGGGAGATGCACGCCACGATCAGCGCCTGA